The Rattus rattus isolate New Zealand chromosome 1, Rrattus_CSIRO_v1, whole genome shotgun sequence genome includes a region encoding these proteins:
- the Znf691 gene encoding zinc finger protein 691, translating into MGSEKEQSPGAHLPEEGEGAKPWRVDGSKDSQTTSGEEHGQESLLEGHNEQHSQKPWRKVTPQAGGPGDPMTFSSPETDEKPFTCAQCGKAFNNTSNLRTHQRIHTGEKPYKCSECGKSFSRSSNRIRHERIHLEEKHYQCARCQESFRRRSDLTTHQQDHLGQRPYRCDICGKSFSQSSTLAVHHRTHLEPAPYICCECGKSFSNSSSFGVHHRTHTGERPYECTECGRTFSDISNFGAHQRTHRGERPYRCTLCGKHFSRSSNLIRHQKTHLGEQNEKDSS; encoded by the coding sequence ATGGGCAGCGAGAAGGAGCAGAGTCCTGGAGCACACCTGcctgaggaaggggaaggggctaAGCCGTGGAGAGTGGATGGCTCCAAGGACTCTCAGACCACATCTGGGGAGGAACATGGGCAGGAGAGCCTGTTGGAGGGGCACAATGAACAGCATTCACAAAAGCCATGGCGGAAAGTCACTCCCCAAGCTGGAGGCCCCGGGGATCCCATGACTTTCTCAAGCCCAGAGACAGATGAGAAGCCTTTTACATGTGCTCAGTGTGGCAAAGCCTTCAACAACACCTCCAACCTGAGAACGCACCAGCGGAtccacactggggagaagccGTACAAGTGTTCAGAGTGTGGCAAGAGTTTCTCCCGGAGCTCCAACCGCATCCGGCACGAGCGCATCCACCTGGAGGAGAAGCACTACCAATGTGCCAGGTGCCAGGAGAGCTTCAGGAGGCGCTCCGACCTCACCACGCACCAGCAAGACCACCTGGGCCAGCGGCCATACCGCTGTGACATTTGTGGCAAGAGCTTCAGTCAGAGCTCCACGCTGGCTGTACATCACCGAACCCACCTGGAGCCGGCCCCTTACATCTGCTGTGAGTGTGGAAAGAGCTTCAGCAACAGCTCCAGCTTTGGGGTGCACCACCGTACCCACACGGGTGAGAGGCCTTACGAGTGCACTGAATGCGGGCGGACTTTCAGTGACATCTCCAACTTTGGTGCACACCAGAGAACGCACAGAGGGGAGAGGCCGTACAGGTGCACCCTGTGTGGGAAACACTTCTCCCGGAGCTCCAACCTCATCCGACACCAGAAAACACACTTGGGCGAGCAGAATGAGAAAGATTCTAGCTAA